TACCTGAAATTAATAACCCAAAAGCATTTCGCCTCATGCGAAAACAGGAAGAAAAAGCTACGCAAGATATTAACAAAGAAAAAATAACAGAAGGTGCTTTTTACGAGCTTGCTGGAAATATTTCCAAATTAGAAGTTGAATATGGATTTACGACACCATCAAAGCAAGAGCTCGAGAAAAATCCAGATCAAAAGATAGCTTTTAAGTGGATAAAAAAATGGAACTCTGAGCCTGACACTGATCAAAAAAAAGAGTTTCGACCCTTATCTCCAGAAGCAATTAAATTAAACATTTCTTTCTTGCAAGCCGAAGACAAACCAGAAATAATTAACGAAATTGTATGCATAATTCCTCAGCTTGACGCCGACTATCCAACATCATTTGCACAAAAACGCAGCGAAACTGAAAAGAAAACAGAAGCTCCAAAAGGCGATGCGCCCAAAGGTGAAGCGCCAAAGGGTGAAGCGCCTAAGGGAGAAGCAACTCTTACCGCAACAGTAAGCATAGGAAATCATTTAGAGGTGCATGATGTAACAAATGCATCTATCGCAGGAGAAGCACATGCATAAAAAACCTGGTTTTATTTTATTCTTACTTTTTAGCATTTTATCAATGTGCTCTGTCATTCTTTCTTTATATTTTTCACAAACAGTTATGTATCGACAGCTTATGACAACAATAATTACCAAACAAAAAACTGATCGCTTAGCTCTTGGGTGTGTTGCGCTTGCACACAAT
This genomic interval from Candidatus Dependentiae bacterium contains the following:
- a CDS encoding prepilin-type N-terminal cleavage/methylation domain-containing protein, whose protein sequence is MTTNKNGFSLLELVIGIMISTILITSALTIYNQIGKGAGIIQKITTNDTKIMILHDRIGKDLAGISHRWFSEKIYEDLKKTKEAKKPAKKEGDAQKAEPKNTELKKENKKIKSTNFFLSAENENGLNFLTFITTNAMQMYGETKACFVRIVYKVVPEINNPKAFRLMRKQEEKATQDINKEKITEGAFYELAGNISKLEVEYGFTTPSKQELEKNPDQKIAFKWIKKWNSEPDTDQKKEFRPLSPEAIKLNISFLQAEDKPEIINEIVCIIPQLDADYPTSFAQKRSETEKKTEAPKGDAPKGEAPKGEAPKGEATLTATVSIGNHLEVHDVTNASIAGEAHA